The genomic window GGTTGCGAGCGTGATGTCTGAGAAGGTAGGCTCGTCCCCGCCGAGGAGCCAGTCGCGTCCGTCCGACAGATGCCGGTTGACCAGAGCCGAATGCACCAGTGCCTCCTTTCGGCAATGCTCGCCCCAGGCGTGATTGGTGGTCAGCTCAAGCTTCGGGCCGAGCCCGTTATGCAGGACATGGAACGCCGTGACGATGCGATAGTGGATATGCACCCAAATGCGGTTGTCCCACATGTTGTCGAGACCCTGCTGCAGCGGGTTCTCACCCATGATCTTGCGCCCCGGGTAGGCTTGGTCGAGATACCGGACGATAGCGGCGGTCTCGGAAATAAAGCTGCCGTCGGCCAGTTCAAGAGTGGGTGTCTCGCCCCACGGATTCATCTTCAGGTGCGGCCATTGCCGCTGTTCACCGCCCGGCGACATATCGTAGATGCGTTCCTCGAACTGATCGGCAATGCCCTTTTCGTGCATGAACAGGCGCAGGCGCTGCGGGTTGGGAAACGCCGAAGGCGAGGTGAAAAGGCGCAGTTTGCTTGTCATGAAGGTGTTCCCCTATGGTTGGAGCAGATAGTGTGGCGAGCCTCGGCGAAGCACCCCGGTTGGCTTGCAATCGGTCTTTTGCGCAAGCAATGGCCGTAGTATATTAA from Glaciimonas sp. CA11.2 includes these protein-coding regions:
- a CDS encoding glutathione S-transferase family protein encodes the protein MTSKLRLFTSPSAFPNPQRLRLFMHEKGIADQFEERIYDMSPGGEQRQWPHLKMNPWGETPTLELADGSFISETAAIVRYLDQAYPGRKIMGENPLQQGLDNMWDNRIWVHIHYRIVTAFHVLHNGLGPKLELTTNHAWGEHCRKEALVHSALVNRHLSDGRDWLLGGDEPTFSDITLATAIAFSKFPVNAIPLDERFEHLDAFWRRWQLRPSFQAAYADRNSGVPELDSPQGK